In the genome of Aerosakkonema funiforme FACHB-1375, the window CCCTAACCCCTAGCTCCTAGCCCCCATGCCTACACCACCGCCTGTTCTGGTTATTCTAGACCTCAGCGCCTTGATGGGCAAAACCAGCCGCGAATGGCAGGATTTCTCGCGCATAGGAGCTTGTTACGTACCCCAAGCGGTCTACGAAGAAATTGAATTTCTCACCGATCGCGCCCCAGAACCCCAATGGGAAAAAATCGCGAGAGAATTTATGCGCTTTTTCCCAAATAGCGGTTGGCAGCTGACTGATGCACACGCCACTCATCCCGCGTTTACTCCTCCTGGGGGTGCCAATTTGAGCAAACAAGCGAGATTGGTGGTGGCAGTTGCCCAGTGTACCTACGGTTTCGCCCAGGAAAACAGCGATAATCTAGTTGTTTTCGTGTCTAATACTCAGCCGATTCTGCAACGGATACCTTCTTTGGGGACTGCCAATCTTTGCGGCATTACGGTGGCGGCACTTTTGCAGTGGGTGCGAACCGGTGAGAAACCACCAGCTGTAACTCAGCAATTGCAAGTTTTTGGGGCGGCGGGGTCGCAGGGGGGAAATAATCGATCGCCAGCTGCTAGCCCAACGCAAAGTTCTGCCCCTGCAAACTCGGCACCTACCATGACTGGGCCAGCATCAGCCGATCGCTCTTCTTCCCAGTCTAAAAAAAGAAGTTCTGGAACTGGTTTGCTGACTCGTTTGGTTAGCGGTGCGATTACTTTTGTTGTGCTTGCAGCACTCGGTTTAGTTGGTTGGCGTTTTATCCAACCCACGAGTTTCAACCAATTTTGGCAGAAAATGAATTTACCTGCTTTACCCGGTCAGCCACCCACACAGTCACCAAAGCCTGTGAAAAAATAGAATAATTGCAGATTTTAAATTTAAGATTGCAGATTTTCAATCGAACAGGACTTACCCACGACCAAGCGAGACAGCCGATTTGTCAGTCGAGTTATCGTTGCCAAACTCACGATTTTGCAAAGAAACCCGGTTTCTTTGCGTAAGCCCTGTAATATTTAATTAAATTTGAAATCTAATAAAATTGGAAATCTAAAATTAGCTATTGAACAATGGTTAAGGATGCGTGTGCTTACGATGTCATCGGTTTCGGAGATGAGGTTCCGGGAATCTTAGCTCTGATCTGTGCTGCTAGGGAATATCGTCGTCGGACTAACAAGCATCCGCGAGTTCTTCTGATGTCTAACGGTAATTTACAAGCAGGAATAGGCGGTCATCTGGTCAGAGGCGGTTTGGCTTATTTGGATAGAACGCAGATCGATCGTAGTTTTCAACAATCTCAAGGTTTAGATCGTTTTGGCGATCCTGCCCCAATCTATAAAGAATTTTTGCATAAGTCTGGTGTTATCGATGTCGGTCTCGATCCTCGTAAAGCAAGTGAAGTACTCAGGCAGATGCTTCGG includes:
- a CDS encoding PIN domain-containing protein; amino-acid sequence: MPTPPPVLVILDLSALMGKTSREWQDFSRIGACYVPQAVYEEIEFLTDRAPEPQWEKIAREFMRFFPNSGWQLTDAHATHPAFTPPGGANLSKQARLVVAVAQCTYGFAQENSDNLVVFVSNTQPILQRIPSLGTANLCGITVAALLQWVRTGEKPPAVTQQLQVFGAAGSQGGNNRSPAASPTQSSAPANSAPTMTGPASADRSSSQSKKRSSGTGLLTRLVSGAITFVVLAALGLVGWRFIQPTSFNQFWQKMNLPALPGQPPTQSPKPVKK